In one Xylanivirga thermophila genomic region, the following are encoded:
- a CDS encoding rhamnulokinase, with amino-acid sequence MDIVSCIAVDLGASSGRVILSNFDGSSIKLDEVYRFPNEPVRVGGRYCWDFFRLYYEILRGLKIASKHGENITSIGIDTWGVDYGLLDRDNNLIGAPIHYRDDRTEGIMDKVDEILPFSELYKRTGIQKMPINTIYQLYSDKVVRPVSLENADTLLFMPDLFNYYLTGEKHNEYTISSTSQLINASSRRWDREIISELGLPNHIFQHVIHPGEIYGYLRGDVSDEVGLKDIPVIAVGSHDTASAVCGTPLKDKRSAYLSCGTWSLLGLERDEPVITEKSLQYNFTNEGGVGDTIRLLKNINGLWVIQQLRKEWSATRYEVSFGDIVTAARQAHGKAFCIDPASSRFMTPGNMIDGIVSFCKEHDQGQPEGLGEIAIAAYNGLVDKYKNTIFELEEVAGEEIKGINMVGGGIQDELLCELTAMSTGKEVIAGPIEASALGNAAIQLLANSYIDNIEEGRKIISRSFERKTYETIK; translated from the coding sequence ATGGATATTGTTAGTTGCATAGCTGTGGATCTTGGAGCCTCCAGTGGCAGAGTTATACTATCAAATTTTGATGGTTCCTCTATAAAACTTGATGAGGTATATAGGTTTCCAAATGAGCCAGTAAGGGTAGGCGGGAGATACTGCTGGGATTTTTTTAGGTTATATTATGAAATATTAAGAGGTTTAAAGATAGCTTCTAAGCACGGAGAGAATATTACAAGCATAGGCATTGATACGTGGGGAGTAGACTATGGCTTGCTGGATAGGGATAATAATCTAATTGGAGCACCTATTCATTATCGGGATGATAGAACAGAAGGAATAATGGACAAAGTAGATGAAATATTACCATTTAGTGAGCTGTATAAAAGAACTGGTATTCAGAAAATGCCCATAAATACCATATATCAATTATATTCCGACAAAGTTGTAAGACCTGTGAGTTTGGAGAATGCAGATACATTGCTTTTTATGCCAGATCTATTTAATTATTATCTAACCGGTGAAAAGCATAATGAATATACCATATCCTCCACATCTCAGCTTATTAATGCTAGTTCAAGGCGTTGGGATCGAGAAATAATATCAGAGTTAGGTCTTCCAAATCATATTTTTCAACATGTTATACATCCGGGAGAGATTTATGGATATCTAAGGGGAGATGTATCAGATGAGGTGGGACTTAAGGATATACCTGTTATAGCTGTTGGAAGTCATGATACTGCATCAGCTGTATGTGGTACACCCTTAAAAGATAAAAGAAGTGCATATTTAAGCTGTGGTACCTGGTCTTTGCTGGGACTTGAGCGGGATGAGCCAGTTATTACGGAAAAATCATTACAGTATAATTTTACTAATGAAGGGGGAGTAGGGGATACTATTAGACTTTTGAAAAATATAAATGGCTTATGGGTGATTCAGCAGCTTAGAAAAGAATGGAGTGCTACCAGATATGAGGTGTCCTTTGGTGATATTGTAACGGCTGCTCGCCAGGCACATGGTAAAGCGTTTTGCATTGATCCGGCATCTTCCAGATTTATGACACCGGGGAATATGATAGATGGGATAGTTTCTTTTTGCAAGGAACATGATCAGGGACAGCCGGAAGGACTTGGAGAGATTGCTATTGCAGCATATAATGGGTTGGTAGATAAATACAAAAATACTATATTTGAATTGGAAGAGGTGGCGGGAGAAGAGATAAAAGGCATAAACATGGTAGGAGGAGGTATTCAGGACGAGCTTTTATGTGAACTTACTGCCATGTCAACAGGAAAGGAAGTAATAGCAGGGCCTATAGAGGCTTCAGCCCTTGGAAATGCTGCCATACAGCTTTTAGCAAATAGTTATATAGATAATATAGAGGAAGGTAGGAAGATCATTTCACGCTCATTTGAGCGAAAAACATATGAAACTATTAAATAA
- a CDS encoding ABC transporter ATP-binding protein, whose product MSNSVKHLLEVKNLKKYFNVGSGQVLKAIDDVSFYIDKGETFGLVGESGCGKSTTGRTITRLYEATSGEIYYEGKDISRLNKREAKDYTKDVQMIFQDPYASLNPRMTVGDIIAEGIDIHNIYKGKERQERIYELLGLVGLNQEHANRFPHEFSGGQRQRIGIARALAIEPKLIICDEPISALDVSIQAQVVNLLEELQRNLKLTYLFIAHDLSMVKHISDRVGVMYLGSIVEMAPSAELYKNSMHPYTGALMSAIPIPDPDIERSRQRILLEGDVPSPINPPAGCKFASRCKHAMPICKEKAPELVDQGGGHFVACYLYNK is encoded by the coding sequence ATGAGTAATTCAGTAAAACATCTATTAGAAGTAAAAAATTTAAAAAAGTATTTTAATGTGGGATCGGGACAAGTATTAAAGGCGATTGATGATGTATCCTTTTATATAGATAAGGGTGAAACCTTTGGTCTGGTAGGAGAAAGTGGTTGTGGTAAATCTACCACTGGCCGTACTATTACAAGGCTATATGAAGCTACCAGTGGTGAAATATATTACGAGGGAAAAGATATAAGCAGGCTAAATAAAAGGGAGGCAAAGGATTATACCAAGGATGTCCAGATGATTTTTCAGGATCCATATGCTTCTTTAAATCCGAGAATGACCGTAGGAGATATAATTGCAGAAGGTATAGATATTCATAATATTTATAAAGGTAAAGAACGGCAAGAGAGAATTTATGAACTTCTAGGCCTTGTAGGTTTAAATCAGGAGCATGCCAATCGTTTTCCGCATGAATTTAGTGGTGGTCAAAGACAGCGTATAGGCATAGCACGGGCGCTTGCAATAGAGCCAAAGCTTATAATATGTGATGAGCCCATATCAGCTCTTGATGTATCAATACAGGCTCAGGTAGTAAACTTATTGGAGGAACTACAGCGAAATCTAAAGCTTACCTATTTATTTATTGCCCATGATCTTAGCATGGTAAAACATATAAGTGATCGTGTAGGCGTTATGTATTTAGGATCTATAGTAGAGATGGCACCGAGTGCAGAGCTATATAAAAATTCTATGCACCCATATACTGGGGCTCTTATGTCGGCAATTCCCATACCTGATCCTGATATTGAGCGTAGTAGGCAACGGATATTATTGGAGGGGGATGTACCGAGTCCCATAAATCCTCCTGCAGGTTGTAAGTTTGCAAGTCGTTGCAAACATGCAATGCCAATATGTAAGGAAAAAGCACCTGAACTGGTAGATCAAGGTGGAGGTCATTTTGTAGCTTGTTATTTATATAATAAATGA